A window from Balearica regulorum gibbericeps isolate bBalReg1 chromosome 1, bBalReg1.pri, whole genome shotgun sequence encodes these proteins:
- the TXN2 gene encoding thioredoxin, mitochondrial isoform X2, with the protein MMAQRLVLQRLLSLTPRTLPPQGQRMFRGPLAPHRRAFGTSTGCGSTFNVQDGSDFQDRVVNNPKPVVVDFHAQWCGPCKILGPRLEKVVAKQEGKVLMAKVDIDDHTDLAIEYEVSAVPTVLAMKNGDVVDKFVGIKDEDQLEAFLKKLIGA; encoded by the exons ATG aTGGCCCAGAGGCTGGTGCTCCAGCGGCTGCTGTCCCTTACCCCCAGGACATTGCCCCCACAGGGGCAACGGATGTTCCGTGGCCCCCTGGCACCCCACAGGAGGGCCTTTGGCACCTCAACAGGCTGCGGGAGCACCTTCAACGTGCAAGACGGCAGTGACTTTCAGGACCGAGTGGTGAACAACCCCAAACCGGTTGTGGTGGACTTCCACGCACA GTGGTGCGGCCCCTGCAAGATCCTAGGCCCCAGGTTAGAGAAGGTGGTGGCCaagcaggaggggaaggtgcTGATGGCCAAAGTGGACATTGACGATCACACAGACCTTGCTATTGAGTACGAG GTGTCAGCAGTGCCGACCGTGCTGGCTATGAAGAACGGAGACGTGGTGGATAAGTTTGTGGGGATAAAGGATGAGGATCAGCTGGAGGCATTCCTCAAGAAACTCATCGGAGCCTGA
- the FOXRED2 gene encoding FAD-dependent oxidoreductase domain-containing protein 2, with product MAPVVCRTLLGLALYAGSLCAVSGAAFRYHDYCIIGAGPSGLQAAYFLQQAGRDYIIFERSHAPGSFFALYPRHRKLISINKQYTGKSNDEFNLRHDWNSLLSHDHRLLFRRYSRDFFPNADAMVRYLEDFASLLKLRVQYNTAIIHVTLERDEQAWNGHYFLLTDQDRQNYKCSSLLVATGTWVPNVVNFPGSEYVEGYETVSINPEDFAGQTVLILGRGNSAFETAENILGVTNFIHMVSRSRVRLSWATHYVGDLRAINNGLLDTYQLKSLDGLLEGDLEDLAIVKDEKGKLHITLRFYLENRNTSAGINSITLPQDELDNFATRAPYDRVIRCLGWKFDFSIYNRSLRMMPGKGNKKKYPQIKPSYESRGTRGLFVLGTASHSIDFRKSAGGFIHGFRYTTRAVHRLLENRHHGVPWPSTVYPITQLTNSIIKRVNEASGLYQMFSVLADIILLRENATAFEYLEEYPVGVLAELEMHTGRKAPSGLFVIIMEYGRNFSGADKDVFYYNRAVGEAQHAWQSNFLHPVIYYYKRLPTEHEMRLRPPDWPLPRPDAIHHIVEDFLTDWTAPNAHILPLRRFLENCLSTDLRNFFAESCFLFAFTRQKLPPFCQQGYARMQGLVGSEGLRRHAAEAGLLEDYALTDFSGNGPPESHDGSQDQLLTDHAIPVRPLQHLVNAKDEL from the exons ATGGCCCCAGTGGTCTGCAGGACGCTCCTGGGGCTGGCCTTGTATGCCGGCAGCCTGTGTGCGGTGAGCGGTGCAGCTTTTCGCTACCACGACTACTGCATCATTGGGGCTGGCCCCTCAGGCTTGCAGGCAGCGTATTTCCTCCAGCAAGCTGGCCGGGATTACATCATTTTTGAGCGGAGCCACGCGCCCGGCAGCTTCTTCGCCCTCTACCCTCGCCACCGCAAGCTCATCAGTATCAACAAGCAGTACACGGGCAAATCCAATGACGAGTTCAATCTCCGCCATGACTGGAACTCACTTCTTAGCCACGACCACCGGCTGCTTTTCCGACGCTACTCCCGTGACTTCTTCCCCAATGCTGACGCAATGGTGCGTTACCTGGAGGACTTTGCTTCCCTGCTGAAGCTGCGGGTTCAGTACAACACGGCCATCATCCATGTGACACTGGAGAGGGATGAGCAGGCCTGGAACGGCCACTACTTCCTCCTGACTGACCAAGACAGGCAGAACTACAAGTGCAG CTCTTTGTTGGTCGCCACTGGCACGTGGGTCCCCAATGTGGTAAACTTTCCTGGCTCAGAATACGTTGAGGGTTACGAGACTGTGTCCATCAACCCAGAGGATTTTGCTGGCCAAACTGTGTTGATCTTGGGCCGAGGGAACTCAGCCTTTGAGACGGCAGAGAACATTCTGGGTGTCACGAATTTCATTCACATGGTGAGCCGGTCCCGCGTACGTCTCTCGTGGGCCACCCACTACGTCGGGGATCTGAG agcAATTAACAACGGTCTGCTGGACACCTACCAGCTGAAATCTCTGGATGGGCTCCTGGAGGGTGACCTGGAAGATCTGGCTATCGTCAAGGATGAGAAGGGGAAGCTGCACATCACGCTGCGGTTCTACCTGGAGAACAGAAACACCAGTGCAGGCATCAACTCTATCACCCTCCCGCAGGACGAACTGGATAACTTTGCCACCCGTGCACCTTATGACCGTGTCATCCGCTGCCTGGGCTGGAAGTTTGACTTCTCTATCTACAACAG ATCCCTTAGAATGATGCCaggaaaagggaataaaaagaagtaTCCTCAGATCAAACCTAGTTACGAGTCCAGAGGCACTCGGGGGCTTTTTGTTCTCGGCACTGCTAGCCACTCTATTGACTTCAGGAAATCTGCTGGGGGCTTTATCCATGGATTCCGGTATACAA CTCGTGCAGTCCACCGCCTATTGGAAAACCGTCACCATGGTGTCCCCTGGCCATCCACAGTCTACCCTATTACACAGCTGACCAATTCCATCATCAAGCGGGTGAATGAGGCCTCGGGCCTCTACCAGATGTTCAGTGTCCTGGCTGACATCATACTGCTGAGAGA GAATGCCACAGCATTTGAATACCTGGAAGAGTACCCAGTTGGAGTCCTGGCCGAGCTGGAAATGCACACGGGGAGAAAGGCTCCCAGTGGGCTGTTTGTCATCATCATGGAGTATGGGAGGAATTTCTCTGGGGCTGACAAGGATGTCTTCTACTACAACCGAGCCGTGGGAGAGGCGCAGCATGCTTGGCAGTCCAACTTTTTGCACCCTGTTATTTACTATTACAAACGCCTCCCAACAG AGCATGAGATGAGACTTCGGCCCCCAGATTGGCCTCTCCCCCGCCCAGATGCCATCCATCACATTGTGGAGGACTTTCTGACAGACTGGACAGCCCCAAACGCTCACATCCTGCCGCTGAGGCGGTTTTTGGAGAACTGCCTCAGCACTGACCTGCGCAACTTCTTTGCAG AGTCGTGTTTCCTGTTTGCCTTCACCCGTCAGAAGCTGCCTCCCTTCTGTCAGCAGGGCTATGCCAGAATGCAAGGGCTTGTGGGGAGCGAGGGGCTCCGGCGTCACGCAGCAGAAGCTGGCCTGCTAGAGGATTACGCTCTCACAGACTTTTCGGGCAACGGACCCCCTGAGAGTCATGACGGGTCACAGGACCAGCTGCTGACAGATCACGCGATACCGGTTCGTCCGCTACAGCATCTTGTTAATGCCAAGGATGAACTTTAA
- the TXN2 gene encoding thioredoxin, mitochondrial isoform X1, protein MAQRLVLQRLLSLTPRTLPPQGQRMFRGPLAPHRRAFGTSTGCGSTFNVQDGSDFQDRVVNNPKPVVVDFHAQWCGPCKILGPRLEKVVAKQEGKVLMAKVDIDDHTDLAIEYEVSAVPTVLAMKNGDVVDKFVGIKDEDQLEAFLKKLIGA, encoded by the exons aTGGCCCAGAGGCTGGTGCTCCAGCGGCTGCTGTCCCTTACCCCCAGGACATTGCCCCCACAGGGGCAACGGATGTTCCGTGGCCCCCTGGCACCCCACAGGAGGGCCTTTGGCACCTCAACAGGCTGCGGGAGCACCTTCAACGTGCAAGACGGCAGTGACTTTCAGGACCGAGTGGTGAACAACCCCAAACCGGTTGTGGTGGACTTCCACGCACA GTGGTGCGGCCCCTGCAAGATCCTAGGCCCCAGGTTAGAGAAGGTGGTGGCCaagcaggaggggaaggtgcTGATGGCCAAAGTGGACATTGACGATCACACAGACCTTGCTATTGAGTACGAG GTGTCAGCAGTGCCGACCGTGCTGGCTATGAAGAACGGAGACGTGGTGGATAAGTTTGTGGGGATAAAGGATGAGGATCAGCTGGAGGCATTCCTCAAGAAACTCATCGGAGCCTGA
- the EIF3D gene encoding eukaryotic translation initiation factor 3 subunit D isoform X1, translated as MAKFVTPVIQDNPSGWGPCAVPEQFKDMPYQPFSKGDRLGKVADWTGATYQDKRYTNKYSSQFGGGSQYAYFHEEDETSFQLVDTARTQKTAYQRNRMRFAQRNLRRDKDRRNMLQFSMQTLPKSAKQKERDRLRLQKKFQKQFGVRQKWDQKSQQKPRDSSVEVRSDWEVKEEMDFPRLMKMRYLEVSEPQDIECCGALEYYDKAFDRITTRNEKLLRSIKRIFHTVTTTDDPVIRKLAKTQGNVFATDAILATLMSCTRSVYSWDIIVQRVGSKLFFDKRDNSDFDLLTVSETANEPPQEEGNSFNSPRNLAMEATYINHNFSQQCLRMGKEKYKFPNPNPFVEDDMDKNEVASVAYRYRRWKLGDDIDLIVRCEHDGVMTGANGEVSFINIKTLNEWDSRYCNGVDWRQKLDSQRGAVIATELKNNSYKLARWTCCALLAGSEYLKLGYVSRYHVKDSARHVILGTQQFKPNEFASQINLSIENAWGILRCVIDICMKLDEGKYLILKDPNKQVIRIYSLPDGTFSSDEDEEDEEEEEEEEEEES; from the exons atggCGAAGTTTGTGACACCTGTGATCCAGGACAACCCCTCCGGCTGGGGCCCTTGCGCCGTGCCCGAGCAGTTCAAGGACATGCCCTACCAGCCCTTCAGTAAAGGAGACCGCCTGGGAAAG GTGGCTGATTGGACAGGAGCCACGTATCAGGATAAAAGATACACAA ACAAGTACTCGTCACAGTTTGGTGGCGGAAGTCAATATGCTTATTTCCATGAGGAGGATGAGACAAGCTTCCAGCTGGTGGATACAGCACGAACGCAGAAAACAGCATACCAGAGGAATCGTATGCGATTTGCACAG aggaaCCTTCGGAGAGACAAGGACCGTCGGAACATGCTACAGTTCAGCATGCAGACGCTGCCAAAGAGTGCCAAGCAGAAGGAGAG AGATCGTTTGCGCCTACAAAAGAAGTTTCAGAAGCAGTTTGGAGTGAGGCAGAAATGGGACCAAAAATCACAG CAGAAGCCTCGTGACTCCTCTGTTGAGGTTCGCAGTGATTGGGAGGTGAAAGAAGAGATGGATTTCCCTCGGCTGATGAAGATGCGCTACCTGGAGGTGTCAGAGCCACAGGACAT AGAGTGCTGTGGAGCCCTAGAATACTATGACAAAGCCTTCGACCGCATTACAACAAGGAATGAGAAGCTACTGAGGAGCATTAAGCGCATCTTCCATACCGTCACTACTACTGATGACCCAGTTATCCGAAAG CTGGCAAAGACCCAAGGGAATGTGTTTGCCACAGATGCCATCCTGGCCACGCTGATGAGCTGCACTCGCTCCGTCTATTCCTGGGACATCATTGTCCAGAGAGTTGGATCCAAGCTTTTCTTTGACAAGAGGGACAACTCAGATTTTG ACCTCCTGACAGTGAGTGAAACAGCCAATGAACCACCACAGGAAGAGGGCAACTCCTTTAATTCTCCACGCAACCTTGCCATGGAAGCTACCTACATCAATCATAACTTCTCCCAGCAGTGTCTGAGGATG ggaaaggagaagtaCAAGTttcccaacccaaaccccttTGTGGAGGATGACATGGATAAAAACGAAGTAGCCTCTGTTGCGTACAG GTACCGAAGGTGGAAGCTGGGAGATGACATAGATCTCATTGTCCGCTGTGAACATGATGGCGTGATGACAGGAGCTAATGGAGAAGTGTCGTTCATCAACATCAAAACACTGAACGAGTGGGATTCCAGG TATTGCAATGGAGTAGACTGGCGCCAGAAGCTTGACTCTCAGAGAGGAGCCGTGATTGCCACGGAGCTGAAAAACAACAGCTACAAATTAGCCCGCTGGACCTGTTGTGCGCTGCTGGCTGGATCGGAATATCTTAAGCTCGG GTATGTATCCCGTTACCACGTGAAGGACTCTGCCCGCCACGTGATCCTGGGCACGCAGCAGTTCAAGCCAAATGAGTTTGCCAGCCAGATCAACCTGAGCATCGAGAACGCCTGGGGCATCCTGCGATGTGTCATCGACATCTGCATGAAACTTGATGAGGGGAAGTACCTCATCCTCAAAGACCCCAACAAGCAGGTGATCCGGATCTACAGCTTGCCTGATGGCACCTTCAGCTCTGATGAagatgaggaggatgaggaggaagaagaggaagaggaag agGAGGAGAGCTGA
- the EIF3D gene encoding eukaryotic translation initiation factor 3 subunit D isoform X2 has translation MAKFVTPVIQDNPSGWGPCAVPEQFKDMPYQPFSKGDRLGKVADWTGATYQDKRYTNKYSSQFGGGSQYAYFHEEDETSFQLVDTARTQKTAYQRNRMRFAQRNLRRDKDRRNMLQFSMQTLPKSAKQKERDRLRLQKKFQKQFGVRQKWDQKSQKPRDSSVEVRSDWEVKEEMDFPRLMKMRYLEVSEPQDIECCGALEYYDKAFDRITTRNEKLLRSIKRIFHTVTTTDDPVIRKLAKTQGNVFATDAILATLMSCTRSVYSWDIIVQRVGSKLFFDKRDNSDFDLLTVSETANEPPQEEGNSFNSPRNLAMEATYINHNFSQQCLRMGKEKYKFPNPNPFVEDDMDKNEVASVAYRYRRWKLGDDIDLIVRCEHDGVMTGANGEVSFINIKTLNEWDSRYCNGVDWRQKLDSQRGAVIATELKNNSYKLARWTCCALLAGSEYLKLGYVSRYHVKDSARHVILGTQQFKPNEFASQINLSIENAWGILRCVIDICMKLDEGKYLILKDPNKQVIRIYSLPDGTFSSDEDEEDEEEEEEEEEEES, from the exons atggCGAAGTTTGTGACACCTGTGATCCAGGACAACCCCTCCGGCTGGGGCCCTTGCGCCGTGCCCGAGCAGTTCAAGGACATGCCCTACCAGCCCTTCAGTAAAGGAGACCGCCTGGGAAAG GTGGCTGATTGGACAGGAGCCACGTATCAGGATAAAAGATACACAA ACAAGTACTCGTCACAGTTTGGTGGCGGAAGTCAATATGCTTATTTCCATGAGGAGGATGAGACAAGCTTCCAGCTGGTGGATACAGCACGAACGCAGAAAACAGCATACCAGAGGAATCGTATGCGATTTGCACAG aggaaCCTTCGGAGAGACAAGGACCGTCGGAACATGCTACAGTTCAGCATGCAGACGCTGCCAAAGAGTGCCAAGCAGAAGGAGAG AGATCGTTTGCGCCTACAAAAGAAGTTTCAGAAGCAGTTTGGAGTGAGGCAGAAATGGGACCAAAAATCACAG AAGCCTCGTGACTCCTCTGTTGAGGTTCGCAGTGATTGGGAGGTGAAAGAAGAGATGGATTTCCCTCGGCTGATGAAGATGCGCTACCTGGAGGTGTCAGAGCCACAGGACAT AGAGTGCTGTGGAGCCCTAGAATACTATGACAAAGCCTTCGACCGCATTACAACAAGGAATGAGAAGCTACTGAGGAGCATTAAGCGCATCTTCCATACCGTCACTACTACTGATGACCCAGTTATCCGAAAG CTGGCAAAGACCCAAGGGAATGTGTTTGCCACAGATGCCATCCTGGCCACGCTGATGAGCTGCACTCGCTCCGTCTATTCCTGGGACATCATTGTCCAGAGAGTTGGATCCAAGCTTTTCTTTGACAAGAGGGACAACTCAGATTTTG ACCTCCTGACAGTGAGTGAAACAGCCAATGAACCACCACAGGAAGAGGGCAACTCCTTTAATTCTCCACGCAACCTTGCCATGGAAGCTACCTACATCAATCATAACTTCTCCCAGCAGTGTCTGAGGATG ggaaaggagaagtaCAAGTttcccaacccaaaccccttTGTGGAGGATGACATGGATAAAAACGAAGTAGCCTCTGTTGCGTACAG GTACCGAAGGTGGAAGCTGGGAGATGACATAGATCTCATTGTCCGCTGTGAACATGATGGCGTGATGACAGGAGCTAATGGAGAAGTGTCGTTCATCAACATCAAAACACTGAACGAGTGGGATTCCAGG TATTGCAATGGAGTAGACTGGCGCCAGAAGCTTGACTCTCAGAGAGGAGCCGTGATTGCCACGGAGCTGAAAAACAACAGCTACAAATTAGCCCGCTGGACCTGTTGTGCGCTGCTGGCTGGATCGGAATATCTTAAGCTCGG GTATGTATCCCGTTACCACGTGAAGGACTCTGCCCGCCACGTGATCCTGGGCACGCAGCAGTTCAAGCCAAATGAGTTTGCCAGCCAGATCAACCTGAGCATCGAGAACGCCTGGGGCATCCTGCGATGTGTCATCGACATCTGCATGAAACTTGATGAGGGGAAGTACCTCATCCTCAAAGACCCCAACAAGCAGGTGATCCGGATCTACAGCTTGCCTGATGGCACCTTCAGCTCTGATGAagatgaggaggatgaggaggaagaagaggaagaggaag agGAGGAGAGCTGA